From the Drechmeria coniospora strain ARSEF 6962 chromosome 02, whole genome shotgun sequence genome, the window AGGGCTTGTGGAACGTGATGATctgatgtacttgcatgaagtacaagtaggcgtaGATGTATCGGGGTAAATGAAATGTGgtgatacggagtacacttacagtatagtgATTCTAATGATGGTATGAAGGATCCGTCGCGCCAGGTTGCCTGGTTCGTGAGGCCTAGCTTGGCAGATTTTATCAAGAATGCCGCAAGTCCTACAAAATCAAAAATACCTATTATAACTCTTCAGAAATAATAAAAACAATCCCCAACTAATTCTTAGGTTACATTTATTGCGAATATTTTAGCTCGAATCAATTATTAAATGAATTGCTTAAAAATAGCAAATCTCAAGGAGAGCAGCAGGATGGGTTCCGAAAGGATGCTCCTCCCCACTAGGCTATGCGCTAAATCAATACCGAGGCTCCAACCAGAAGCACTTAGCCGATTCCTCGCCACTTGCCGCATCAACAGCCGACGTCACTTCTTAACTTCCAACCCGCTCACTCCTCGACCCCTCACCGTGGCTTAGTATCTATAGCCCTGACTCTGGACCAACTTTCAAGTGAAAGACCGCTCAACAATCCTGGTGAGAGTCACAGTCGCCTTCACTCGTGGCTCTGTTGATTACCCATCGCCAACCATTCATTGTCAGGAAGCACTCCTGATCTTGAAATCTTGCACATACCGGACTTGGACACAAGCGCCAGATCAGCAACGACTTCAAGAAACTCTCCTCGAGAGATAATTGATCGCGCTAGACTCATCACCAATGGAAACACATGATAGCAGTAGCCGAAAGAATAGCCATGATCATGATCAAGGGATGAGTGTGTCCGGCCTCGCTATTTCCGCCACACCCTCCTCTTCGGCTCGCCTCCACCAGTCTCCTTCGCCACAGCGAACACCTTCGGCGACCAGCATCAATAAAATGGCCCATCGACAAAGTTTTGCCGAGAACCTGCGCAATGTCCCCCCGTCCCCCCGCCATCGGCATTCCTCCTTCACCCAGTCTGCAGTCCAGGAACTACTAAACCACCCTTCCCCCAGTATTAAGCATACTGACCCTAGATTTGTTGGTCGAGAATGGCGTGATATTACCGTTGGAGAATTAGTCTCCCCCGAAGACGTCAAGTGGATCGAAATGAACAgcagcgtcgaggaagccACAATGGTAAATGGCCCAACCGGACAATGTGTGCACTGAACCGCGCTGACGTCAGGACATTATTATCTATAGATGCTGCTTAAGAGCAACACGAGCGTTGTCCTTATCCGGGAAGCTTCCACTGCCAACACAGCCATATCTACATTTGACTACAGTGATTTGATCGCGTACCTTCTTCTCGTTGTTGGCATATCTCGACCCGGGCTTGACCAAGTCGACATGTTCAATGACATCATGGCCAAGGTCCAACATGGAAAGCATATAACACTCAAGGAGATACAACCCATCTGCAGACAAGAGCCGCTCGTCGATGTAGCGTCAACAAACAATCTGGTGCATGCCATCGAGATTCTAGGCAGCGGCATACATCGAATCATGGTCACAGGTCCCGCAGGAGAAGTGATTGGCATCTTAAGTCAGTTGCGGATGGTTGATTTTTTCTGGAATGAAGGTGTCAACTTTCCAACTATTGATCACCTCTACCCAACCTTGTTGCGTGATCTCGGTATTGGAACGCAACAGATATTCTCCGTCAAGTATGATGTTCCTAACTCTACTACGGCAATATGACTTGTGGAAAGTTGCTGATAAGACGTCTCCAATAGCTCCGATGCGCCCGTTTCAGATGCCTTGGCGCTCATGAATGATGAGGGCCTCACaagcatcgccgtcgtcgataATGGCCAAAATGTGGTCGGCAACATCTCTTCTAAGGATGCACGACATCTCACAACCACATCGAGCGCTCCCTTGCTCACAGGTACCTGCATGCACTTCATCTCCGTCATTTTGAACGAGAAAGGTGTGGAAAGAGGGCGGGATACATTCCCCGTTTTCTACGTCAACCCATACTCGACCCTCGCACATACTGTTGGAAAGCTAGTTGCAACCAGGTCTCACCGCATGTGGGTTGTGGAATCGGTTTCCCCGTCATCATCCGCTCCAGCGACACCTCTGCTAGGCCCACAAAGCCATGTCAGCAGCGTTGCGGGTGCGAACCTGCCATCACAACCACCAATGCCAGCTGCATCGGTCCCTGCCTCCGCAATGGCGGGAGCGCGCATCTCCGGCAAGCTGAGCGGCGTGGTGTCTTTGACTGACATCCTAAACGTATTTGCCAGGTCCACAGGGCTTCATCCTACAGACCCTGGAGAGCAAAGAGCCAGACGAAGGAGGAGTTCTAGCAGTTCTGTGCATCCGAGCTTGCAATCATCTCGGGCCAGTCTTGATTTTCGGCGATAGATGAAACCGATTATTTCGCGTTGCATCATTTTGGTTGGTGACTGGCAGTGGGAGAAATCATCCTTTAAGGTACCAGCACTTTGATATCACGCGGGCAGGGACGTAAATTGAGTATCCCTTGACCCTCACGGTGGAAAGTGATTGCGACAAGGATTGGTTGCACAAATGTTGTAATTGATAGTTGTAGTATTGGTAGCCATTCGGGGTGCTATATGCTTCACGCAAGCTTCCATGTACACGCCTCTGACGATCTCATGTTGAGCACCTCCGCGATCCTGTTTCATAAGTGGGAGAGGGGTATGATGATGCGAAGGACAGGAATGATGGCAGGAGAGATGACGACATGAGAGGTAAATAAGTATTTGTAATTGTACTTgcggtattactccgtactgtaagtacttggactATCAACATGAAGTACTTTACAGTTCTTGAGTGTCATAAGTGTCCTACTTAAATGTAATTTTCATCGAAATGTGCAGCAATCTCCTGTAGCTCAGTTGGCTAGAGCGTCCGACTGTTAATCGGGAGGTCGAAAGTTCAAGCCTTTCCGGGAGAGTTTATTTTTGTCTGTGATTTCTAGTTTTTTTGGGGGGTTTTGCATAAGTACAGTTTGTTTGTTATTGATACCTTCAAGATACTGTAAATAAAAATTACTCAGCAATTCAAAGTACCGGTATGTACATACACAAATGTAGtaaactactccgtagtgttCATGGTAAAAATAAAagtggtactccgtactcctgCTTCAGTAATGGCGAGTACttatacctacttacataagtacagtacggattacggagtacagtaagtataataaagTACATTGTACTTATTGCTCCACATAGTCAAGTACCAGATACTGTAGATATTATTTGAcaatgtgcaagtactgtatggagtgcactgtacttacgtacttgaCAGTAAAGGGGCCGCTCGCTCCTTGGAGACGCTCATTTCGCACCATATCTGGACAGGCGGACGGAAGCCGGTCCTGTAGGCGCTCCCCTTTCAATTCTTGCGGCATTGCCAACGGTCCCCCCTGTCGAAGATTTTCaactcgtacatgcacatatgGAACTCGACGCGTTTCAAGCCCGGCTGGGTGAAATTCTTCAGCAAACATGGATCAATTTCCAAAAGGTCCCTGGGTCGGCTGTGCTCGTGCGATACATCCAGTCCAGTTACCAGAATGATCCTGTCCGGTCGGCAATTGAACTCGTTCTTGTCCTCTTCTTCATCCGCTACCTTCTCTCGCCCTCTTACTCAACTCATAAGCAGAACTTCGTATCGTTGAGGGAAGACGTACGTGAATCCCGTGTCCCAGAGACGTGGAAACTTGACCAAGGTTGATCCTCATGCTGCCAATAGGAGATTGATGAGTTGATTGACGACTGGGTTCCTGAACCACTTGTTGCGGAACAGACCGCCCTCGAGGAAGCAGAAGCCGAAAGGCTTCCTATCATTTCTGGGTAAGACAGACAGAATGCCCTTGTCGCGCCTGCCATCGTTGACCAAGTTCACCCTTTCTCTCCTGCTAACACGAGATGGCAGTCCGACGGGACCGAAAGTAAAACTCTCCAACGGCCGTACCGTCACGAACCTCGCGTCATACAACTTCTACAATTTCAACTCCAACGAACAGATTAGGGAAAAGGCTATACAAACCCTGCGCACCTACGGTGTTGGTCCCTGTGGTCCGCCGCAGTTCTATGGTACGCAGGATGTGCacgtcaaggccgaggcaGACATTGCCAGCTATCTGGGCACGGAGGGCTGTATCATCTACGCCCAGTCGTTCTCAACCGTTTCCAGCGTGATCCCCGCCTTTTGCAAACGTGGCGATGTCATCATTGCGGACAAGGCTGTCAATTATTCGATCCGGAAAGGGCTGCAGGCTTCGAGAAGTAATATCAAGTGGTACGATCACGGCAGTATGGCCGATTTGGAGAGGGTTATGCAGTCGGTTGTTAAGGAGCAAGCCAAGGCTGGAAGACTGACCCGAAGGTTCATCGTCACCGAAGGCTTGTTTGAGACGTCGGGCGACTCGACTCATCTTCCCACGCTCGTTGAGCTGAAGGAGCGGTACAAGTTTCgcatcatcctcgacgagacgtCGTCGTTTGGCGTTCTCGGCCGGACAGGCCGCGGTCTTACCGAAGCGCAGAACGTGGACCCTCAGCAGGTTGACATGATCGTTGGTTCCTTGGCCGGCCCATTATGCGCTGGCGGTGGCTTCTGTGCCGGCAACAAGGATGTAGTTGAGCACCAGCGCATCACCTCATCAGCTTACACCTACTCAGCTGCTCTTCCAGCAAtgctggccatgacggcgagcgaAACCGTTCATTTACTGCAGTCGAACCCGGACATCTTGACTCAGTGCCGAGACAACATCAAGGCGATGAAGGCTCAGCTAGATCCCCGAAGCGACTGGGTCATGTGCACCAGTGATTCTGAGAATCCCGTGATGCTGCTGGTCCTGAAACCAGACGTTATCAAATCGAGGATGCTGAGTGTGGACGACCAGGAACGTTTGCTCATGGAGTGTGTCGACGAGGTGAGTCAATACAAACCCTTCTGCCTCCCTGAACCTTTCCCATCAATGCCTACAGGCATTTTGTTCTTTGTGCTGACCGTGATTACCAGTCTCTGGCAAATGGAGTCATGATCACCCGACTCAAGACCAGGCCATATGCCCACGCCATCGCAGCCAAGGATGGTGGCTGGCACGCACAGCCAGCCCTCAAGGTCTGTATCGCGTCGGCCCTTTCTAGGAAGGATATCGAAAAGGCGGGGGTGTCGATTCGCCACGCCATCACGAAGGTCATGACCCGCAAGGCTAGCATCAAGCCTGCGTGAAGTGACACTGTAGCACAACAAGGACAAAGGGTTTTTGCGACGACACAGTATCACGATATGGCAAACTATTTGGATTATCGGTACTGGGGGCTCGGCTCTCAGCGGAGGGGTCTTGATGGAGGGAGGAACGTCGGGGACTCGGGCGGGCCTTGGATGGGACAGCGGAACACGACACAAGCGCCCCCGCCCTGTGTCGGCCAGGCTGAGCTGTCCTTGAGCAGCTTTTGCGCCCTTTTGCGCATTTGGATCTTTACCTGCTACTTGACAGGCTGGTAGCACTCGCTGTACAGTGAGGGCAAGTCGGGACAATCCACGCCACGAGTTCGAGTGAGTGAGGACAAGGCGAGGAAAAGTTAGTGCCCACATATATTACGGATCTCCGGATACCCTCCTCTCCATGGTGTCCATGACGCATGTTGAGAAAACGGCGGTGAGACTGCTGACTGACTGGCTGGATTGGATCCTGGCATGGCAAGTTCTAATTGTTGTACACGTTGGCCAAGATCAGTCAATTTGCTCCATTCCGCAGGACACATATTGGACGACCAGGCCGGTTACATACATTCCAGTTCTGGGCTGGGTTGATGACCTCTGCCCCGTTCAAGAATGTAGGCACTTGTCACACACCCAGACGACAAGTTGCTAACCCGAGAACCAACCAGTTGTAGCGAGAGTCACTGGGGACTTTGGCTACATATAATCTGTATCATGGCTGGCcgcatgctccgtacaccaacACGTGAAAGCTGACCGACGTCCAGCCGACTCGGGATCCCTTGGCCACAGTAGAATATACTCCCTTCGTGCGGAGTGTCAGGCCCTCTAATTTTGCAGCTGAGTTGGTTAAAACTGGCACCATAATCCTCATTGTTCCATCGGCCCTCGGCATTCGAGCGCTCTCGCCCAGTCATCGATCGACTCAGCCACCTGCAGCAATAGAGTCAGTCAGTGTGTATCGGCCATCATCAGACCTACCTACATGACATGACAGCGCTTGTGCAGTGCTATCTATCCGATCCTGCCAGTGACCTTTTATTCATCATTGCGTATCTCCGCACCCGCCCTCAGATACATCATACAGCAGACAGGCAGATAGACAGTCTGCCTGGACCAATGTGAAGTAAAGACCTCTGCAGATCGGTTTTGCATCCTCCCGTCAATGGCAGGTGGGCGCCTCTTGCTTCCAGCCATTGTGATGGCCCTGAGTTGGCTGGCTGCCGGGCACCCCGCCGGTAGGCAGTTCCACCTTAAGCTGACGGGGACGAGAGGCTGTCGGGTtgcccatccatccactATACTGATCAAGTATCTGGTGAATCTTGACAGGTAAACAACGCCATCGCCAGAGTATAACCAATAACGTCAATATTATAATCTATGGCTCGTCAGTGCCAAGGCCAACACGAGTCCCTCACGCCTTGACCTGGGTCGATAATGGCGGCGTACCCGATTCCACGACAACCGATGACGTTCTGCTACTGGAACCCAACCTGGCTATCAACGGCGGGTCTAATAAGCGACGAGAGCGAAAGGCACCATCCGCATTGACACGGACGCGGACACGGACATGCCTACCAGCCATTCCCGCCGCGCGTGCTTCGTATTCCTCGCCCGCTGGTGGCAAGGTGAGAGCTACTATCGCCCTCTCAACACGTGTCAGTGGCAGCGGCATCGTCAAGCCATCCGACCCAACGCGCCCCGACCGCCCCAGCCCTGGCAAGTCCACAGGTGGACAGGGGCTGCTTAATATTTCCCAGTCGGAGGCCCCGGTAAAGTTGTTTGGAGTTTCGTACGCTCCCTATCGTGCGGATCATAGATGCAAGACAGCGAAGGACATCCAGGAAGATTTTCGCCACCTCGCAGGAAAGTACTCCGTCGTGCGCATCTACGGAACCGACTGCGAACAGGTGGGAAAAGCGTATCCCTTGGCCAAGGCGCACGGTATGAAGCTGTTTCTAGGCATCTgggcgccggccgccgtcagGGAGGAGGCTGGCAAGATTGTTTCAGGGGTGAAGGGCGACTGGAGCATTGTGCACACAATCAGTGTCGGCAACGAACTAGTCAACAACGG encodes:
- a CDS encoding cell wall glucanase, yielding MAGGRLLLPAIVMALSWLAAGHPAGRQFHLKLTGTRGCRVAHPSTILIKYLVNLDRPTRVPHALTWVDNGGVPDSTTTDDVLLLEPNLAINGGSNKRRERKAPSALTRTRTRTCLPAIPAARASYSSPAGGKVRATIALSTRVSGSGIVKPSDPTRPDRPSPGKSTGGQGLLNISQSEAPVKLFGVSYAPYRADHRCKTAKDIQEDFRHLAGKYSVVRIYGTDCEQVGKAYPLAKAHGMKLFLGIWAPAAVREEAGKIVSGVKGDWSIVHTISVGNELVNNGQASAKQMVSAIKTARSILRSAGYRGPVVTVDTAAATRAHPVLCEESDYCAINAHAFFDSTASAPRAGKWLRETVSSVRSVLSTPKEIIVTETGWPTRGDINGVAIPGMDNQKAALDSIRREFAATPGRVILFSAFNDMWKRRESATFNAEQFWGIDGAVAFSDL
- a CDS encoding serine palmitoyltransferase 1, whose translation is METHDSSSRKNSHDHDQGMSVSGLAISATPSSSARLHQSPSPQRTPSATSINKMAHRQSFAENLRNVPPSPRHRHSSFTQSAVQELLNHPSPSIKHTDPRFVGREWRDITVGELVSPEDVKWIEMNSSVEEATMMLLKSNTSVVLIREASTANTAISTFDYSDLIAYLLLVVGISRPGLDQVDMFNDIMAKVQHGKHITLKEIQPICRQEPLVDVASTNNLVHAIEILGSGIHRIMVTGPAGEVIGILSQLRMVDFFWNEGVNFPTIDHLYPTLLRDLGIGTQQIFSVNSDAPVSDALALMNDEGLTSIAVVDNGQNVVGNISSKDARHLTTTSSAPLLTGTCMHFISVILNEKGVERGRDTFPVFYVNPYSTLAHTVGKLVATRSHRMWVVESVSPSSSAPATPLLGPQSHVSSVAGANLPSQPPMPAASVPASAMAGARISGKLSGVVTDYGVQGRSLLGDAHFAPYLDRRTEAGPVGAPLSILAALPTVPPVEDFQLVHAHMELDAFQARLGEILQQTWINFQKVPGSAVLVRYIQSSYQNDPVRSAIELVLVLFFIRYLLSPSYSTHKQNFVSLREDEIDELIDDWVPEPLVAEQTALEEAEAERLPIISGPTGPKVKLSNGRTVTNLASYNFYNFNSNEQIREKAIQTLRTYGVGPCGPPQFYGTQDVHVKAEADIASYLGTEGCIIYAQSFSTVSSVIPAFCKRGDVIIADKAVNYSIRKGLQASRSNIKWYDHGSMADLERVMQSVVKEQAKAGRLTRRFIVTEGLFETSGDSTHLPTLVELKERYKFRIILDETSSFGVLGRTGRGLTEAQNVDPQQVDMIVGSLAGPLCAGGGFCAGNKDVVEHQRITSSAYTYSAALPAMLAMTASETVHLLQSNPDILTQCRDNIKAMKAQLDPRSDWVMCTSDSENPVMLLVLKPDVIKSRMLSVDDQERLLMECVDESLANGVMITRLKTRPYAHAIAAKDGGWHAQPALKVCIASALSRKDIEKAGVSIRHAITKVMTRKASIKPA